From the Theileria equi strain WA chromosome 4 map unlocalized gcontig_1105316255041, whole genome shotgun sequence genome, one window contains:
- a CDS encoding hypothetical protein (encoded by transcript BEWA_049060A), with the protein MSTGELTLNVQCSGPTCNCGSSILGITAKKETNLPSVTGFVAYTHEIKGGDSLEGEYNISDVTKVSVYYWDEDDGKSDAKPLILEVVKSKKIKDESEYYYRHDTGEPELGNESETVWKYHGSSGGTSLQALLDDRNLGRNNVFPIDLDQPEKNLEIDSDRSKNKGIKSGGPPTPLAGSDYIVTTYKISDQTLKLSRVEYNKNKIKEIPIPDDALDGIRLYSSLEISKVPVMIELAGANGGDSTFYATKDTDGRNWQPVNGTANRFYNGKEIGNQTPKEALTNKLDEVICTYHKAVTMDISYNNSTSHANSKNYCCSGNHNKAFVESKTASCTIHKNSTPITAYKHSINGPNLKLAGIKFYLNNDSSKQNRKRVTSRNINLPANGQVDVYVFYCKDNPVLFYVDRGSSGSPGWYRKQKKKSGYDSKWKRTNQLNSINLSNFGSLTCGQWRKLKKYLEERGCKGLQDCPESLGRTEEPGEQVLDNADEQSSEEEEEDSKGEDNALVRPTGVVGKADEKQQKSLKASEKFGATGRPGPSGPQGKPGPAGKKGDTGDAGPKGPDGRAGDRASLTGPTGPSGDKGDDGEPGREVLTNRAESENSSWVTSLTSTVGNFYGKAVYPLRSVIDGGIGLGITTTAPLLAYGLAIAAHAITEVLPGDTIKDENAEASTHKPTTDGQTATRGPPSDSESTEGNPEDSGDEGETVSTTSDTAPDTPQTASLGFIPASMAGSAGSGATFFAELPDGWVRCGKGLRFDVPLTPRSEKPKGAYLDFTTREVISGSRLHKTLMNLDRNAAREATSRVVAIKATKPQPFRKNVPKHQLEKSENRKAVDQNVEAAKQSVLLHVEGLIRYVFPQITSCISTCRKYRQLAVDAVEAARSEREKCIEECKAAYSTAYGACIKYESDLKMAVKVS; encoded by the exons atgagtacTGGAGAGTTAACGTTAAATGTACAATGTAGTGGACCAACATGTAATTGCGGTAGTAGCATACTCGGAATAACTGCCAAGAAGGAGACAAATCTACCATCTGTTACAGGTTTTGTTGCATATACCCATGAAATTAAGG GTGGTGATAGTCTTGAGGGTGAATATAACATCTCTGATGTTACAAAAGTCTCTGTCTACTATtgggatgaagatgatggtAAAAGTGATGCTAAACCTCTTATCCTGGAAGTAGTTAAAAGCAAGAAGATTAAAGATGAAAGTGAATACTACTATAGGCACGATACAGGTGAGCCTGAATTAGGGAATGAAAGTGAGACTGTTTGGAAGTATCATGGAAGCTCCGGAGGAACATCATTGCAGGCTTTGTTAGATGATAGGAATCTAGGCAGGAATAATGTCTTTCCCATAGATCTTGATCAGCCTgagaagaatctggaaattGACTCTGATCGttcaaaaaataaaggTATAAAATCCGGCGGACCTCCTACTCCGCTTGCTGGAAGTGACTATATTGTTACGACATACAAGATTTCTGATCAGACTCTTAAATTATCCAGAGTAGAGTATAATAAGAACAAGATCAAAGAAATTCCGATCCCCGATGATGCACTTGATGGAATACGGCTATATTCATCTTTGGAGATATCAAAAGTGCCTGTAATGATTGAGCTTGCTGGAGCTAATGGTGGAGACTCTACCTTCTATGCGACTAAGGATACAGATGGTAGAAATTGGCAACCTGTTAATGGAACTGCAAATCGATTCtataatggtaaagaaaTTGGTAATCAAACACCCAAAGAAGCTTTAACAAATAAGTTAGACGAGGTGATTTGTACTTATCACAAGGCAGTTACTATGGATATATCGTATAACAATTCTACAAGTCATGCCAACAGCAAAAACTATTGTTGCAGTGGTAATCATAATAAGGCCTTTGTTGAGTCAAAGACTGCTTCCTGTACTATACATAAGAACTCAACTCCAATTACAGCTTATaaacactccattaatgGTCCTAATCTGAAGCTTGCAGGTATTAAATTCTATCTTAATAATGATAGTTCTAAACAGAATAGGAAACGTGTAACATCTAGAAACATAAACCTACCTGCTAATGGACAGGTTGACGTCTACGTATTCTACTGCAAAGATAATCCGGTACTTTTCTATGTTGACAGGGGATCGTCTGGTTCTCCAGGATGGTACAGGAAGcagaaaaagaagagtgGTTATGATTccaaatggaaaaggacaaaTCAGCTAAATAGTATAAACCTTTCAAACTTTGGTAGTCTTACCTGTGGGCAATGGAGGAAACTCAAGAAATATTTAGAGGAACGTGGTTGTAAAGGCTTACAAGACTGTCCTGAATCACTAGGACGTACTGAAGAGCCTGGAGAACAAGTACTAGACAACGCTGATGAACAATCTagtgaggaagaggaggaagacAGTAAGGGAGAGGATAATGCCCTTGTTAGACCTACTGGAGTTGTTGGTAAAGCTGATGAAAAGCAGCAAAAATCTCTAAAAGCCTCTGAAAAATTTGGTGCTACTGGACGTCCTGGTCCTTCTGGACCTCAAGGTAAGCCTGGACCTGCTGGTAAAAAGGGTGATACAGGAGACGCTGGACCTAAAGGACCTGACGGTAGAGCTGGTGATAGAGCTAGTCTTACTGGACCAACCGGACCTTCCGGTGataaaggagatgatgGTGAACCTGGTAGAGAAGTTCTGACCAATCGTGCAGAAAGTGAAAACTCTAGTTGGGTAACATCACTTACCTCTACAGTTGGAAATTTTTACGGAAAAGCAGTTTACCCTCTTAGATCAGTTATAGATGGTGGAATTGGATTAGGTATTACAACTACAGCTCCTCTCCTGGCTTATGGTCTTGCTATAGCTGCTCATGCTATAACAGAAGTACTTCCTGGTGATACTAtcaaagatgaaaatgctGAAGCTTCTACTCATAAACCTACTACTGATGGTCAAACTGCTACTCGAGGCCCTCCTTCTGATTCTGAATCTACTGAAGGTAATCCTGAAGACTCTGGTGATGAAGGAGAAACTGTTTCTACTACTTCTGATACTGCTCCTGATACTCCTCAAACGGCTTCTCTTGGTTTTATTCCTGCTAGTATGGCTGGATCTGCAGGGTCTGgcgcaacattttttgcaG AACTTCCGGATGGCTGGGTGAGGTGCGGAAAGGGCCTGAGATTTGATGTTCCTCTGACTCCAAGATCTGAAAAGCCAAAGGGGGCATACTTGGACTTTACAACTCGCGAGGTTATTTCTGGGAGTCGGTTGCACAAGACCCTAATGAACCTTGACAGAAATGCGGCCAGAGAGGCCACTTCTAGAGTCGTCGCTATTAAGGCTACAAAGCCACAACCGTTTAGAAAGAATGTCCCAAAACATCAGTTGGAAAAGTCGGAGAATCGCAAGGCAGTTGACCAAAATGTTGAGGCTGCGAAGCAGTCTGTCCTACTCCACGTCGAAGGACTAATTAGGTACGTTTTTCCGCAAATAACATCATGCATCTCAACATGTAGAAAGTATCGGCAACTGGCAGTGGACGCCGTGGAAGCCGCCAGAAGTGAGCGAGAAAAGTGTATTGAAGAGTGCAAAGCAGCCTATTCCACAGCATACGGCGCATGCATAAAGTACGAAAGTGACCTCAAGATGGCCGTTAAGGTGAGctaa
- a CDS encoding hypothetical protein (encoded by transcript BEWA_049070A) yields MGGVTVYINNHPGRGVGQDENGYYYIDNSGGRVYLTDEWYPDPEGTYRKITHSLKGEYKIGSIKKERQELKTFPNLESHTSVSVFYWSGDNGFSNPLLIQLGEGENEYYTNPKGLNNWEVDGTATPDLRKKLDEQNCLKNKAHIVDLSKKDKATYSCPSCNTKSIRVYSPGTYYGHTIATSGLSLAGFKDTGTWQAGLPSLKSVETVKVYWNKSGNNPIVIAQQVSGTGTKWFRRNGGNVNTWTQVVTDPTPTGSTFPTPQITIDLSMKASASYADKTAKVNITVRSSHIGYCYYRYQHSLCGGPFKVTQVTYNKASLSGIEFSPETPMDSVSAYYYGDDPEKKENLLLIELSSSGSNTYKYFCKGTKDANIWTDGGTGKLTGQPLRNKLDELKKKHPLQPPKSQLPPNPPTPEPPKQIHAPSSHAGRSPSPTTKNEQGHHENKAHIHNHSAKDVGKTPTSAKRNSTPSGVIAAGVVGGIVCVVILSLLIWRIGPSLKTYMASRRRPL; encoded by the coding sequence ATGGGTGGTGTTACTGTTTACATTAACAACCATCCTGGAAGAGGAGTAGGACAAGATGAAAACGGATACTACTATATTGATAACTCAGGTGGAAGAGTTTATCTGACGGATGAATGGTACCCTGACCCAGAAGGGACTTACAGGAAGATCACACATAGTCTGAAAGGGGAATATAAAATAGGGAGTATTAAGAAGGAGCGGCAAGAATTGAAAACGTTTCCTAACTTAGAAAGTCATACTAGTGTTTCAGTCTTTTACTGGTCAGGGGACAATGGCTTCAGCAACCCTCTCCTAATTCAACTTGGCGAAGGAGAAAATGAGTACTACACTAATCCTAAAGGTCTTAATAACTGGGAAGTAGATGGTACTGCTACACCAGATCTCAGGAAAAAACTAGATGAACAAAACTGCCTTAAGAACAAAGCCCACATTGTAGATCTCTCTAAGAAGGATAAAGCTACTTACAGCTGTCCTAGTTGTAATACCAAAAGTATCCGCGTATACTCCCCGGGTACTTACTACGGACATACGATTGCTACTTCCGGTTTGAGTCTGGCTGGCTTTAAGGATACTGGTACTTGGCAAGCTGGACTTCCATCTCTAAAGAGTGTAGAAACAGTCAAGGTCTACTGGAATAAGTCTGGTAATAATCCTATCGTAATCGCTCAACAAGTTAGTGGTACTGGTACTAAGTGGTTCAGAAGAAACGGTGGCAATGTAAATACCTGGACTCAAGTTGTTACTGATCCTACTCCTACTGGTTCTACTTTTCCTACTCCTCAAATTACTATAGATTTATCTATGAAAGCTAGTGCATCATACGCTGATAAAACTGCTAAAGTAAATATAACTGTAAGAAGTAGTCACATAGGTTATTGCTACTACCGATATCAGCATTCTCTCTGTGGTGGACCCTTTAAAGTTACTCAAGTTACCTATAATAAGGCATCGCTTAGTGGTATAGAATTTTCTCCCGAGACCCCTATGGACAGCGTCTCAGCATACTACTATGGAGATGATCCTGAGAAAAAAGAAAACCTCCTCCTGATTGAACTGAGCTCAAGTGGTAGTAACACATACAAGTACTTCTGCAAAGGAACTAAAGATGCGAATATATGGACTGATGGAGGAACTGGTAAACTTACTGGACAACCTCTTCGGAACAAACTTGATGAactaaagaagaaacaCCCTCTCCAACCACCTAAATCTCAACTACCACCAAATCCCCCTACTCCAGAACCACCGAAACAAATACATGCACCGTCTTCACATGCTGGACGGAGTCCATCTCCAACCACAAAGAATGAACAGGGTCATCATGAAAACAAGGCTCACATACATAATCATTCAGCAAAAGATGTTGGTAAAACACCCACATCAGCCAAACGAAATTCTACCCCCTCCGGAGTAATAGCCGCTGGAGTAGTAGGAGGTATTGTCTGTGTAGTAATTCTTAGTCTTCTAATATGGAGGATTGGGCCATCACTGAAAACCTACATGGCCAGTAGACGACGCCCCTTGTAG
- a CDS encoding choline/ethanolamine kinase, putative (encoded by transcript BEWA_049080A), protein MVSECLSPNTLMSNATAASSYMVKVDDSDELKDICIKYVPFWDKFGHGDIQVHKITSAMTNRVYRVQVLEPRKDSLGAHKVLLRLVYPDELVSFDMECQNEVLELLSSHEFSPRLVAAFPGGRIEQWLDGYILCTGSLQNISLLTSVAAILGKFHRTVSVVAKPSWSRKPMVDRIVERWLPHVKVAVQKCGMDVDVDKLYRAFDVYKKVIAKHSETSQSFSNKVVFCHNDLHIKNIVATYTGLRFIDFDYAGFNYAGYDVANFFADMPFCYVDQSPSFRVDESLELSRDLKVLFASVYLSAATGSNVLPSDSETIDEFLKSVEIHTLGPVLLWSLWGILLAARPDVDSDFDYLSYSKVKFSLFGKVLEESGLGYAL, encoded by the coding sequence ATGGTCTCCGAATGTCTGTCTCCAAATACTCTGATGAGCAACGCCACCGCGGCCAGCAGTTACATGGTCAAGGTCGATGATTCTGACGAGTTGAAGGACATTTGTATAAAGTACGTCCCCTTCTGGGACAAGTTTGGCCACGGGGACATCCAGGTCCACAAGATTACGAGTGCAATGACAAACAGAGTCTACAGGGTCCAGGTGCTTGAACCCAGGAAGGACTCGTTGGGGGCACACAAAGTGTTGCTGAGACTCGTATACCCGGATGAACTCGTTTCCTTCGATATGGAGTGTCAAAACGAGGTGCTTGAACTGCTGAGCTCCCACGAGTTCTCTCCCAGACTTGTGGCAGCGTTTCCAGGAGGACGCATAGAGCAGTGGCTGGACGGGTACATACTCTGTACGGGCTCTTTGCAGAACATCTCGCTACTCACGTCCGTTGCAGCCATCCTGGGCAAGTTTCACAGGACAGTTAGTGTAGTCGCCAAGCCGTCTTGGAGCAGGAAACCAATGGTTGATAGGATAGTTGAGCGGTGGCTCCCGCATGTCAAAGTGGCTGTACAAAAGTGTGGAATGGACGTAGACGTGGACAAATTATACAGGGCGTTTGATGTCTACAAGAAGGTTATTGCTAAGCATTCTGAGACGTCCCAGTCCTTCTCCAACAAGGTCGTCTTTTGCCACAATGACCTGCATATTAAAAACATTGTAGCGACTTACACTGGGCTGCGCTTCATTGATTTCGACTATGCCGGCTTCAATTATGCCGGGTATGATGTCGCCAACTTTTTCGCGGATATGCCATTCTGCTACGTGGACCAGTCTCCGTCCTTTAGAGTTGATGAGTCGCTTGAGCTTTCCAGGGACCTCAAGGTTCTTTTCGCCAGTGTATATCTCTCTGCAGCCACTGGATCAAATGTGCTACCATCTGACTCTGAGACTATCGACGAGTTTCTGAAATCAGTCGAGATTCACACTCTGGGACCCGTGCTCCTCTGGTCCCTTTGGGGCATCCTCCTGGCCGCTAGACCCGATGTAGACAGTGATTTCGACTATCTCTCATACAGCAAGGTTAAGTTTAGTCTCTTTGGAAAGGTGCTGGAGGAAAGCGGACTGGGATACGCTCTCTAG
- a CDS encoding hypothetical protein (encoded by transcript BEWA_049090A) → MGTGSMSDRIGGTVTIDMGYYPGGNNIEVDSKGRYYYKSDNKEVILKKEDYPIKYGPYKKLTHTLQGVGIKSIAHNGVPQTVFPDNISGWESVTVYYWSGDTNHNQPLLLELKPTTGSHSYYALNTDRNKWSTWKKDTDAAGTLRERLNKQNCKKNGAHIMDLSRRGSYQCPGCVCEWIAVSSLPVPLYNYKRFKHYISSANTSITRFKDNENDQVGLPSIKHRLYQCLQLSIL, encoded by the coding sequence ATGGGTACGGGGTCAATGAGTGACAGAATTGGTGGAACTGTCACTATAGACATGGGCTACTATCCAGGAGGTAATAATATTGAAGTAGATAGTAAAGGAAGATACTACTATAAGAGTGATAATAAAGAGgtaattttgaaaaaagAGGATTATCCTATAAAATATGGACCGTACAAGAAGTTGACACATACTCTTCAAGGTGTTGGCATTAAAAGTATTGCACATAATGGCGTTCCTCAAACTGTATTCCCTGACAACATTTCAGGATGGGAGAGTGTAACCGTGTATTACTGGAGTGGAGATACTAATCATAATCAGCCTCTTTTACTGGAACTTAAGCCAACAACGGGTAGTCACTCATACTACGCACTTAATACTGATAGAAACAAATGGAGTACATGGAAGAAGGATACAGATGCAGCTGGTACTCTCAGGGAGAGGCTCAACAAGCAGAACTGTAAAAAGAATGGAGCTCATATTATGGACCTTTCAAGGAGGGGTAGTTACCAATGTCCAGGTTGTGTCTGTGAGTGGATTGCTGTATCCTCTCTACCAGTGCCTCTATATAACTACAAGCGTTTTAAACATTATATAAGTAGTGCTAATACATCTATAACAAGGTttaaagataatgaaaatgatcAAGTTGGGTTACCATCTATTAAACATCGACTATATCAATGTCTACAGCTATCCATACTCTGA
- a CDS encoding hypothetical protein (encoded by transcript BEWA_049100A) — MVELEKNNGGQDKYEYYIRQENSQNSWTILRRQGETGKLYGSSLTDQLNQLKTQKDNTADPQKQVIINAVGGTLGGLVVAGALVALAKIFWPAIVASFAAL; from the coding sequence ATGGTTGAGTTAGAGAAAAATAACGGTGGTCAGGACAAGTATGAATATTATATCAGGCAAGAAAATAGTCAAAATAGCTGGACTATTCTTAGGAGACAAGGAGAGACTGGTAAACTTTATGGCTCTTCTCTTACTGATCAACTAAACCAGTTAAAGACACAGAAAGATAACACTGCAGATCCCCAAAAACAGGTCATCATAAATGCAGTTGGAGGAACACTAGGAGGACTTGTAGTGGCTGGAGCTTTAGTTGCTCTAGCCAAGATATTTTGGCCAGCAATTGTGGCATCTTTTGCCGCTCTATAG
- a CDS encoding hypothetical protein (encoded by transcript BEWA_049110A) — MNVLGDLCLILLIRSSIAPGSCPGGRFGGRLEANAKAKQNTPTTPPSGLVLDIGQPDSTNYQSFDYNNDGIPTKLIMPKDDNVITSIKEGSLDIWKTSGDNVACAFVTLRLSDGKPVIAQLTKNTNGHPMVIFVKKDGTWKPTDDYTNELSKLRKTPESVENFTLDLSINQDTPNCRIFDTKLYGVPVRFYAPKFGFHATKMSFGGTELWTNAPESNKRIFLLIAGLGNGELKTINAFIRDPNNGSELLYYGFKDGKWENISKDEYNKKFEGLKK, encoded by the coding sequence ATGAACGTTCTAGGGGATTTGTGCCTGATTCTACTGATCAGGTCATCCATCGCCCCCGGATCATGTCCAGGAGGAAGGTTCGGTGGTAGGTTAGAGGCAAATGCTAAAGCTAAACAGAATACTCCAACTACACCACCTTCCGGGTTGGTTCTTGACATTGGCCAACCAGATTCCACAAACTACCAGTCCTTTGACTATAACAATGATGGGATTCCTACAAAACTCATTATgccaaaggatgataaCGTAATAACATCAATCAAGGAAGGTTCTTTAGACATATGGAAGacttctggagataatgtCGCATGCGCATTTGTAACTCTTCGTCTGAGCGACGGCAAACCTGTAATTGCACAACTAACTAAAAATACCAATGGACATCCAATGGTTATATTTGTAAAGAAAGATGGTACATGGAAGCCTACAGACGATTACACTAATGAGCTTTCTAAGCTGAGGAAAACTCCAGAGTCTGTAGAGAACTTTACCCTTGACCTCTCTATTAACCAGGATACTCCAAACTGCAGAATCTTTGATACCAAGCTTTATGGAGTCCCAGTCCGTTTTTATGCCCCTAAATTTGGCTTTCATGCTACAAAAATGTCCTTTGGAGGAACTGAGCTCTGGACAAATGCTCCTGAATCGAATAAGAGAATCTTCCTTTTGATAGCTGGGTTGGGTAATGGAGAACTGAAGACCATTAATGCATTCATAAGGGATCCAAACAATGGCTCTGAGTTGTTATATTACGGatttaaagatggaaagtggGAGAATATCAgtaaggatgaatataacaAGAAGTTTGAGGGGTTGAAGAAATAG
- a CDS encoding signal peptide containing protein (encoded by transcript BEWA_049120A), with the protein MKVAAFVYLVSIFGISTCHGWDVPWNKKDDKNKQPAGNLAGSQAISGYTASVNGTSSRVPGQPVPPAEKAPVKKKVSESKELPLPHEFISLEKRRSEALRKWQATQMGENPFLDPYYEELLEKKKKEEQEQLQKQEELQKKTEDEGAEQKGKAAQERPVPAPPAVKQRSDMNQEEKDKEDFGNLESKDKEFTDGIDKVKKGLEDVKSTLETAQKTLSDYAQLYKDTKDKRSKERIEAAREAIMAAQAALRVASGVSGNTDGDIGSVLGSLPEHVDSELPSVESQEKVVKEALEKTEASLEVLKTLEALPKLNDEEKGMKEKYETKPEESTGAKPTEASTSEENVSSDTSSQMSFGSSTQSSWDNSGSGLDSPSSGSEATGADEDDKRPVGAPGMD; encoded by the coding sequence ATGAAGGTCGCTGCATTCGTCTATCTCGTTTCCATCTTTGGAATTTCTACTTGTCATGGTTGGGATGTTCCATGGAAcaagaaggatgataaGAACAAGCAGCCTGCAGGCAACCTCGCAGGTTCTCAGGCTATTAGCGGATATACAGCATCAGTAAATGGTACCTCTAGTAGGGTACCTGGCCAACCTGTTCCTCCGGCTGAAAAGGCTCCAGTCAAGAAAAAGGTTTCAGAATCCAAGGAGTTACCGTTGCCTCACGAGTTCATCTCCCTGGAGAAGAGGCGATCGGAAGCTCTTCGAAAATGGCAAGCTACGCAAATGGGAGAGAATCCGTTTCTAGACCCATACTATGAGGAATTGCTggagaaaaagaaaaaggaagaacagGAACAACTACAAAAACAAGAGGAGCTTCAAAAGAAAACAGAGGATGAAGGAGCCGAGCAAAAGGGGAAAGCTGCACAGGAAAGACCGGTTCCAGCCCCTCCAGCTGTAAAGCAACGCTCAGATATGAACcaagaagagaaggatAAGGAAGACTTTGGTAATCTGGAGAGTAAGGACAAAGAGTTTACAGATGGCATAGACAAGGTAAAGAAGGGTCTTGAGGATGTTAAGTCAACCCTGGAAACTGCTCAAAAGACACTGTCAGATTATGCTCAACTTTACAAGGATACAAAGGACAAGAGGAGCAAGGAGAGAATAGAAGCAGCCAGGGAGGCTATCATGGCAGCTCAAGCAGCTCTAAGGGTCGCATCAGGTGTTTCTGGAAATACTGACGGTGATATAGGCAGCGTACTAGGGTCTCTTCCAGAACACGTGGATTCTGAACTGCCATCCGTAGAGAGCCAGGAGAAGGTCGTCAAGGAGGCTCTGGAAAAGACGGAGGCTTCCCTAGAGGTTCTAAAGACTCTAGAAGCCCTACCAAAGTtgaatgatgaagaaaagggAATGAAGGAAAAGTATGAGACTAAGCCTGAAGAGAGCACTGGTGCCAAGCCTACTGAGGCATCGACGAGTGAAGAGAATGTCTCCTCCGATACCAGTAGCCAGATGTCATTTGGAAGTTCAACTCAAAGTAGTTGGGACAATTCAGGAAGTGGCCTAGACTCCCCTTCCAGTGGAAGTGAAGCAACTGGAGCAGATGAAGACGATAAAAGGCCTGTCGGAGCACCAGGAATGGACTAG
- a CDS encoding signal peptide containing protein (encoded by transcript BEWA_049130A), with protein sequence MRTSILLSLLFILRFGEAGWPSCLGGCMQREEENEAIASGHLGPPPGIISVTLDLENPNRCEIHVQEKKKGKVKQKDYFPRKCYRITSVTCGTQVLWRIGETEEEKCQFVERYIKKNTEIVTLNIAKGREFEPLCFERTASGWISMNIRQFFDKLGGLRCGDDDEQPDCKGDEGMRTE encoded by the coding sequence atgagGACGAGCATCCTGTTGTCTCTACTTTTCATTTTAAGGTTCGGGGAGGCTGGTTGGCCGTCTTGTCTTGGCGGGTGCATGCAGAGAGAGGAGGAGAACGAGGCGATCGCTTCCGGTCATTTAGGGCCACCGCCGGGCATTATTTCAGTAACTTTGGACCTTGAAAACCCAAACAGGTGCGAGATACATGTGCAGGAGAAGAAAAAGGGCAAAGTCAAGCAGAAGGACTACTTTCCAAGAAAGTGCTACAGAATAACTTCTGTAACTTGTGGAACTCAAGTACTCTGGAGGATTGGTGAAACGGAAGAGGAAAAGTGCCAGTTTGTAGAGAGATACATCAAGAAGAACACGGAAATCGTCACTTTAAACATCGCCAAAGGAAGGGAGTTTGAACCGCTCTGCTTCGAAAGAACAGCCTCTGGATGGATTTCCATGAATATTCGGCAGTTTTTCGATAAACTCGGAGGCTTAAGATGTGGTGATGATGATGAGCAACCCGACTGTAAGGGGGATGAAGGAATGCGAACGGAGTAA
- a CDS encoding hypothetical protein (encoded by transcript BEWA_049140A), whose product MISEERSPLGSLLSRGNLQRKSSHLNKTIGDDNVGMQTAASEISTSRAETIKGVTNPTLISTSDVADNRSTLSLVEGQCLPESNQKIFSKWVRACDHTESKQGNILPLKKQQKHDDNGRIGPKLIVKQTGTTYRASFQTDDKEFNNDILGTRRLYYNLADVRWRLVKLPSVDGG is encoded by the exons atgatttccGAGGAAAGGTCTCCTTTAGGCTCGTTGTTAAGCCGagggaacctccagaggaagtcatcacacctgaataaaacaatagggGACGACAACGTCGGAATGCAAACTGCAGCGAgtgaaatctcaacttcacgagctgaaacgataaaaggtgtcacaaatccaacattaatatcaacaagtgatgtagctgacaacaggtctacgttatccctcgttgaagggcaatgcctacctgaatctaatcaaaaaatcttttctaaatgggtacgagcttgcgatcatacagagagtaaacagggaaacatattgcctcttaaaaagcaacaaaaacatgatgataatggaagaataggacCCAAATTaatcgttaaacaaactggtacaacctaccgtgcatcattccaaactgacgacaaagagttcaacaatgacatacttggcactagaagactttattataatctagctgacgtaag gtggcgacttgtaaaactacccagtgtagacgggggataa